Genomic DNA from bacterium:
CGGTGAGAAATGATTGATTTTGTTTTTCCACCAACTAAAAAAAGACGCGTGTCGTACATGATTGTTTTTGAATTTCGATAACGATAAATTCTTTTTACCAAATCTACTTTTTCAATTTTCTGCAAAGCCACCCGATGCGTAAATAAAACACGGTAATACAAAAAATTATCATCAAACCAGACTTTTACATTTTTTGTAAGTGCTACAATCATAAAAGCCAGTACAATAGACATCAAAATAAAAATAACCTCCAAAACATAAACCTCAGGTATGCGTGTACGCGGGATAGGATCATTCATTTTTTGCAACACACCCATAACACCCACCACATTGACAAAAGCGATAATAAGAACAATTCCTCCATACACTAGAAAACTAGAAATTTTCCGGCTTTTTGAAACAATTTGTTTGAATGAATAAGAATTTGTCATTTTTAAAAGATACTAAAAAGCATTGAAAAAAAGTAGATAATTCCTTAATAATGGCACCATCATGCAAAACGTCACCGATCAGGAATGGGCCTTAAGAGGAGTTGATATCTCGATCATCCGAGATAATTTAAAACTCACTTACGAAGAACGCCTTTTAGTACACCAAAACACTCTTGATTTTGTAGACGAACTTAAACAGCAACAAACACATTGTGCAAAACCTTCACAATCTTCTCAAATTACTGGTTCATAGCCCTCTCGATTTTATTATCGTAGGAGGCTTTGCGGCCGTATTGCATGGCTGCCACCAAACAACTCGCGATATCGATATTTGTATTCTAAATTCTCCAGAACAAATTGATCATTTAAAAGCACTTCTTGCTCCTTATCATCCTTGCCTCCGCACTACAGGAGAATCTTTTCTTCAAACCACCTCGCTCGAAGGCGATCTTCATCTTGTTACCGATTTAGGAATGCTGGATGTTATCAGTTCGGTTATTGGTGTGGGTTCTTATTATAGTGTTCTAAAAAATAGTGTAGAAATTGATATTTTAGACGGAAAATGTCGCCTCATTTCGATTGACGATTTAATAAAATGTAAGAGGGAATTAGGCCGCCACCGCGATTTAGCCGTTGCAGAAGAGTTAGAAGCAATTAAACAAGAAAATAATAAAAAATCATGAAAAAAATAATATCCATTCTTCTTTATATGTGTTTGCCTTTTTCTGCACATGCCGGTTTTTTTAAATTAAACGGCTACAACACCTACGGCCCATTTGAAAGCAGCACGCAAAACCCTCTCTTTTTACATTTTTTACAAGTACCCCTCGATAAAGTGCCTACTACTGCTAAAAAAAATGTGGATGTGTCGCTTTCTACAAATTTTACCAACATGTTTGAACAAAATCTGCCGCCCACAGGTTATGGTATAGATTTAGATATGGAATTAGTGCGTAATGCCATTAAAGTAAAATACGGCC
This window encodes:
- a CDS encoding nucleotidyltransferase translates to MQNLHNLLKLLVHSPLDFIIVGGFAAVLHGCHQTTRDIDICILNSPEQIDHLKALLAPYHPCLRTTGESFLQTTSLEGDLHLVTDLGMLDVISSVIGVGSYYSVLKNSVEIDILDGKCRLISIDDLIKCKRELGRHRDLAVAEELEAIKQENNKKS